One Streptomyces hundungensis DNA segment encodes these proteins:
- the rsmH gene encoding 16S rRNA (cytosine(1402)-N(4))-methyltransferase RsmH, with protein MRGGAPDLERAALSQRHVPVMLQRCLDMLAPALTEPGAVVVDCTLGLGGHSEALLTRFPEARLIALDRDKEALRLSAERLAPFGERATLVHAVYDELPDVLERLGTPRVQGVLFDLGVSSMQLDEADRGFAYAQDAPLDMRMDQSTGMSAAEVLNTYPPGELVRILRAYGEEKQAKRIVSAIVREREKEPFSNSARLVELIRDALPQAAKRTGGNPSKRTFQALRIEVNGELASVERAIPAAVDAIALGGRVAVLSYQSLEDRIVKQVFAAGAANTAPPGLPVVPERYQPRLKLLTRGAELPTEEEVAENRRAAPARLRGVQRIREDV; from the coding sequence ATGCGCGGCGGTGCGCCGGACCTTGAGAGGGCGGCTTTGAGCCAGCGACACGTCCCGGTGATGCTCCAGCGATGCTTGGACATGTTGGCCCCGGCCCTGACCGAGCCGGGTGCGGTCGTCGTCGACTGCACCCTCGGCCTCGGCGGCCACAGCGAAGCCCTGCTCACCCGGTTCCCCGAGGCGCGCCTGATCGCCCTCGACCGCGACAAGGAAGCACTGCGCCTGTCCGCTGAGCGCCTGGCCCCCTTCGGGGAGCGCGCCACCTTGGTGCACGCCGTCTACGACGAGCTCCCCGACGTGCTGGAACGTCTCGGCACGCCCCGCGTCCAGGGCGTCCTGTTCGACCTCGGCGTCTCCTCGATGCAGCTCGACGAGGCCGACCGAGGGTTCGCCTACGCCCAGGACGCGCCCCTGGACATGCGTATGGACCAGTCGACGGGCATGAGCGCCGCCGAGGTGCTCAACACCTACCCGCCCGGTGAACTCGTGCGGATCCTGCGGGCGTACGGCGAGGAGAAGCAGGCCAAGCGGATCGTCTCGGCGATCGTGCGCGAGCGCGAGAAGGAGCCGTTCAGCAACAGTGCCCGGCTCGTGGAGCTGATCCGCGACGCGCTGCCGCAGGCCGCCAAGCGCACCGGAGGCAACCCCTCCAAGCGCACCTTCCAGGCGCTGCGCATCGAGGTCAACGGCGAACTCGCCAGCGTGGAGCGGGCGATCCCCGCCGCGGTCGACGCCATCGCGCTCGGCGGCCGGGTCGCGGTGCTCTCCTACCAGTCCCTCGAAGACCGCATCGTCAAGCAGGTGTTCGCGGCCGGCGCCGCCAACACCGCGCCGCCCGGGCTCCCGGTGGTGCCCGAGCGCTACCAGCCGCGGCTCAAGCTCCTCACCCGCGGCGCCGAACTCCCCACGGAGGAGGAGGTCGCCGAGAACCGCCGCGCGGCCCCGGCCCGGCTCCGCGGGGTCCAGCGGATCAGGGAGGACGTGTGA
- a CDS encoding peptidoglycan D,D-transpeptidase FtsI family protein, which yields MSPKEPPRRRVPPPARSRPPARRPPAAKKLKLGSHRPRLRLVSLGLTLVMLAFVVRLLQVQAVDASAYAAKADKNRYASYALPAERGRITDRAGIALATSVDAYDITADPTLFTPESAKIPDAAEQAAALLAPLIGKGQAELAKKLKTPRTRYVVLARRQTPQVWNQIKDLKKVLGEKAAADRAKGGPGANVLAGVLNESSTKRVYPNGDLAAGILGYVNAEGKGGGGLESSLNKELAGTDGKISYAQSGGRRVPTAGTRETPAVPGSDVELTIDRDIQWMAQKAIADQVAESRADRGYVIVQRSDTGEVLAMANAPGFDPNNIAQANAAAMGNAALQDAFEPGSTAKVMSMAAVLEEGVATPDTHVVVPNRLQRGDRLFKDDVDHATWNLTLNGVLAKSSNIGTILAVEQLGKTDAQADGVLYSYLRKFGIGSPSGLGFPGETPGILAPANKWSTSQQYTVRFGQGLSLNAMQAASVYSTIANGGVRIEPTLVRGTKGPDGRFTPAPPPRQTRVVSEKTAKTLAQMLESVVGDAEGTGTKAAIPGYRVAGKTGTANRVDPKTGTYKGYTASFAGFAPADNPKITVYCAIQNPTRGSYFGGQICGPIYKQVMEFALKTLQIPPSGAQPPNLPVTFGGND from the coding sequence GTGAGCCCCAAGGAACCCCCGCGCCGCCGGGTGCCCCCGCCCGCGCGCTCCCGCCCGCCGGCCCGCCGCCCCCCGGCCGCCAAGAAGCTCAAGCTCGGCAGCCACCGGCCCCGCCTGCGCCTGGTCAGCCTCGGGCTCACCCTGGTCATGCTGGCCTTCGTGGTGCGGCTCCTCCAGGTGCAGGCCGTCGACGCCAGTGCGTACGCCGCCAAGGCCGACAAGAACCGGTACGCCAGCTACGCGCTGCCCGCCGAACGCGGCAGGATCACCGACCGGGCCGGCATCGCGCTCGCCACCAGCGTCGACGCGTACGACATCACCGCCGACCCCACCCTGTTCACCCCCGAGAGCGCCAAGATCCCGGACGCCGCGGAGCAGGCGGCCGCGCTGCTCGCGCCGTTGATCGGCAAGGGCCAGGCAGAGCTCGCCAAGAAGCTCAAGACGCCCAGGACCCGCTATGTGGTGCTCGCCCGCAGACAGACCCCGCAGGTCTGGAACCAGATCAAGGACCTCAAGAAGGTCCTCGGCGAGAAGGCGGCCGCCGACCGCGCCAAGGGCGGCCCCGGCGCCAATGTGCTGGCTGGCGTCCTGAACGAGTCCAGCACCAAGCGGGTGTACCCCAACGGCGATCTCGCCGCCGGGATACTGGGTTACGTCAACGCCGAGGGCAAGGGCGGCGGCGGCCTGGAGTCGTCCCTGAACAAGGAGCTGGCCGGCACCGACGGCAAGATCTCCTACGCCCAGTCCGGCGGCCGGCGGGTGCCCACCGCCGGTACCCGCGAGACCCCGGCCGTGCCCGGCTCCGACGTCGAGCTGACCATCGACCGCGACATCCAGTGGATGGCGCAGAAGGCCATCGCCGACCAGGTCGCCGAGTCCCGCGCCGACCGTGGCTACGTCATAGTGCAGCGGTCCGACACCGGCGAGGTGCTCGCGATGGCCAACGCGCCCGGCTTCGACCCGAACAACATCGCCCAGGCCAACGCCGCGGCGATGGGCAACGCGGCGCTCCAGGACGCCTTCGAGCCCGGCTCCACCGCCAAGGTCATGTCCATGGCCGCGGTCCTGGAGGAGGGCGTCGCCACCCCCGACACCCATGTGGTGGTGCCCAACCGGCTCCAGCGCGGCGACCGGCTCTTCAAGGACGACGTCGATCACGCCACCTGGAACCTGACCCTCAACGGCGTGCTCGCCAAGTCCAGCAACATCGGCACCATCCTCGCCGTCGAGCAGCTGGGCAAGACCGACGCCCAGGCCGACGGCGTCCTGTACTCCTACCTGCGCAAGTTCGGCATCGGCTCGCCCAGCGGCCTCGGCTTCCCCGGCGAGACACCCGGCATCCTCGCCCCGGCGAACAAGTGGTCCACCTCGCAGCAGTACACGGTCCGCTTCGGCCAGGGCCTCTCGCTCAACGCCATGCAGGCCGCCTCCGTGTACTCGACCATCGCCAACGGCGGGGTCCGCATCGAACCGACCCTGGTGCGCGGCACCAAGGGGCCGGACGGGCGGTTCACCCCGGCGCCGCCGCCCCGGCAGACCCGGGTGGTCAGCGAGAAGACCGCCAAGACGCTGGCCCAGATGCTCGAATCGGTCGTCGGCGACGCCGAGGGCACCGGCACCAAGGCGGCCATCCCCGGCTACCGGGTCGCGGGCAAGACCGGCACCGCCAACCGGGTCGACCCCAAGACCGGCACCTACAAGGGCTACACCGCCTCCTTCGCGGGCTTCGCGCCCGCCGACAACCCCAAGATCACCGTCTATTGCGCCATCCAGAACCCCACCAGGGGCAGCTACTTCGGCGGTCAGATCTGCGGACCCATCTACAAGCAGGTCATGGAGTTCGCCCTCAAGACCCTCCAGATCCCGCCCAGCGGAGCCCAGCCTCCCAACCTGCCCGTCACCTTCGGCGGCAACGACTGA
- a CDS encoding UDP-N-acetylmuramoyl-L-alanyl-D-glutamate--2,6-diaminopimelate ligase, with product MTTITRGPGNQDGTQDAVPPSFGDPTGAPGTLTAVPHADQYRTAQQDAPAKQPGAPRPEQARPTPLGELAERLGTNSPGSGEVTGITHDSRAVRPGDLYAALPGANTHGADFAAQAASLGAVAVLTDPAGRERAAATGLPVLVAGDPRGRMGELAAEIYGHPGRDLLQLGITGTSGKTTTAYLVEGGLRGAGHATGLIGTVEMRIGDERIKSERTTPEATDLQALFAVMRERGVDSVAMEVSSHALVLGRVDGCVFDVAVFNNLSPEHMEFHSDMEDYFQAKAQLFTPRRAKRGVVNFDDEYGRRLVKEAGIEITTFSAEGHPDADWRAEDVQVRQDSSTFTVVTPQGERISATAPLPGPFNVANTLAAVVTLAVAGLDPQTAADGVAAVPGVPGRLERVDAGQPYLAVVDYAHKTDAVESVLRSLRKVTEGKLHIVLGCGGDRDKTKRAPMGAAAARLADTAVLTSDNPRSEDPLAILAAMLAGAAEVPAHERGEVQVFEDRAAAIASAVARAEPGDTVLVAGKGHEQGQDIHGVVRPFDDRLVLRAAIQKSQG from the coding sequence GTGACAACCATCACCCGCGGCCCTGGGAACCAGGACGGGACCCAGGACGCCGTGCCCCCCTCTTTTGGCGACCCGACGGGTGCGCCCGGTACGCTCACCGCCGTGCCACACGCTGATCAGTACCGAACCGCCCAGCAGGACGCCCCCGCGAAACAGCCGGGAGCGCCCCGACCGGAACAGGCCCGTCCGACCCCGCTCGGCGAGCTGGCCGAGCGCCTGGGGACGAACAGTCCCGGATCGGGAGAGGTCACCGGCATCACCCACGACTCCCGGGCGGTACGCCCCGGAGACCTGTACGCCGCGCTGCCGGGCGCCAACACCCATGGCGCCGACTTCGCCGCCCAGGCCGCGAGCCTCGGCGCGGTCGCCGTGCTGACCGACCCGGCCGGCCGCGAGCGGGCCGCCGCGACCGGCCTGCCCGTCCTGGTCGCCGGGGACCCGCGCGGCCGCATGGGCGAACTCGCCGCCGAGATCTACGGCCACCCCGGGCGTGACCTCCTCCAGCTCGGCATCACCGGAACCTCCGGCAAGACCACGACCGCCTACCTCGTCGAGGGCGGGCTGCGCGGCGCCGGGCACGCGACCGGCCTGATCGGCACGGTCGAGATGCGCATCGGCGACGAGCGCATCAAGTCCGAGCGCACCACGCCCGAAGCCACCGACCTCCAGGCGCTGTTCGCGGTGATGCGCGAGCGCGGCGTCGACTCGGTCGCCATGGAGGTCTCCAGCCACGCCCTGGTGCTGGGCCGGGTCGACGGCTGCGTCTTCGACGTCGCCGTCTTCAACAACCTCAGCCCGGAGCACATGGAGTTCCACTCCGACATGGAGGACTACTTCCAGGCCAAGGCGCAGCTGTTCACGCCCCGGCGGGCCAAGCGAGGCGTCGTCAACTTCGACGACGAGTACGGCCGCAGGCTGGTGAAGGAGGCCGGCATCGAGATCACCACCTTCTCCGCCGAGGGCCACCCCGACGCCGACTGGCGGGCCGAGGACGTCCAGGTCCGCCAGGACAGCAGCACCTTCACCGTGGTGACGCCGCAGGGCGAGCGGATCTCCGCCACCGCCCCGCTGCCGGGCCCGTTCAACGTGGCGAACACCCTCGCCGCCGTCGTCACGCTCGCCGTCGCCGGCCTCGACCCGCAGACCGCCGCCGACGGAGTGGCCGCCGTACCCGGCGTGCCGGGCCGTCTTGAGCGGGTGGACGCGGGCCAGCCCTACCTCGCCGTCGTCGACTACGCGCACAAGACGGACGCCGTCGAGTCGGTCCTGCGCTCGCTGCGCAAGGTCACCGAGGGCAAGCTGCACATCGTGCTCGGCTGCGGCGGCGACCGCGACAAGACCAAGCGGGCCCCGATGGGCGCCGCCGCCGCCCGGCTCGCCGACACCGCCGTACTGACCTCCGACAACCCCCGCTCCGAGGACCCCCTCGCGATCCTCGCCGCGATGCTGGCGGGCGCCGCCGAGGTGCCGGCCCACGAGCGCGGTGAGGTCCAGGTCTTCGAGGACCGCGCCGCCGCCATCGCCTCCGCGGTCGCCCGCGCCGAACCCGGTGACACCGTGCTCGTCGCGGGCAAGGGCCATGAACAGGGCCAGGACATCCACGGAGTGGTACGCCCCTTCGACGACCGCCTCGTCCTCCGCGCCGCCATCCAGAAAAGTCAGGGATGA
- a CDS encoding UDP-N-acetylmuramoyl-tripeptide--D-alanyl-D-alanine ligase: MIALSLAEIAAIVGGQPHDIPDPSVTVTGPVVIDSRQVAAGSLFVAFAGEHVDGHDYAQRAFEAGAVAVLAARPVGVPAIVVDDVQGALGALARDVVRRLGTDVVALTGSSGKTSTKDLIAQVLQRHAPTVFTPGSLNNEIGLPLTALTAGPETRHLVLEMGARGVGHIRYLTGLTPPTIGLVLNVGSAHIGEFGGREQIALAKGELVESLPEGGCAVLNADDPLVRAMASRTKARVLLFGEAEDADVRAENVRLTAAGQPSFSLHTPSGCGDVTLRLYGEHHVSNALAAAAVAHELGMSADEIARALSEAGTLSRWRMEVTERPDGVTVVNDAYNANPESMRAALRALVAMGKGRRTWAVLGPMAELGDESLTEHDAVGRLAVRLNVSKLVAVGGREASWLQLGAYNEGSWGEESVHVSDAQAAVDLLRSELRPGDVVLVKASRSIGLERVAFALLDGAAEGEVAAR, from the coding sequence GTGATCGCCCTCTCCCTCGCCGAGATCGCCGCAATCGTCGGCGGGCAGCCGCACGACATACCGGATCCGTCCGTCACGGTCACCGGACCCGTCGTCATCGACTCCCGCCAGGTGGCGGCCGGTTCGCTCTTCGTGGCCTTCGCCGGCGAACACGTCGACGGCCACGACTACGCGCAGCGCGCCTTCGAGGCGGGCGCGGTGGCGGTCCTGGCGGCCCGCCCGGTCGGCGTGCCCGCGATCGTCGTCGACGACGTGCAGGGCGCCCTCGGGGCGCTGGCCCGCGATGTCGTACGCCGGCTCGGCACCGATGTCGTCGCGCTGACCGGCTCGTCCGGCAAGACGTCCACCAAGGACCTGATCGCGCAGGTGCTCCAGCGCCACGCGCCCACCGTCTTCACGCCGGGCTCCCTCAACAACGAGATCGGGCTGCCGCTGACCGCGCTCACGGCCGGCCCGGAAACCCGGCACCTGGTCCTGGAGATGGGCGCGCGTGGCGTCGGCCACATCCGCTATCTGACGGGTCTGACCCCGCCGACCATCGGTCTCGTCCTGAACGTCGGGAGCGCCCACATCGGCGAGTTCGGCGGCCGGGAGCAAATCGCCCTCGCCAAGGGCGAGTTGGTGGAGTCCCTGCCCGAGGGCGGATGCGCCGTCCTGAACGCGGACGACCCGCTGGTACGCGCCATGGCGTCCCGCACCAAGGCGCGGGTGCTGCTCTTCGGCGAGGCCGAGGACGCCGACGTACGGGCCGAGAACGTGCGGCTCACAGCGGCCGGACAGCCCTCCTTCAGCCTTCACACACCCTCCGGGTGCGGCGATGTGACGTTGCGCCTGTACGGTGAGCACCACGTGTCGAACGCGCTCGCCGCGGCCGCCGTCGCCCATGAGCTGGGCATGTCCGCAGACGAGATCGCCCGCGCGCTCTCCGAGGCGGGCACCCTCTCCCGCTGGCGTATGGAGGTCACCGAGCGTCCGGACGGTGTGACGGTCGTCAACGACGCCTACAACGCGAACCCCGAATCCATGCGAGCCGCTCTTCGCGCGCTCGTGGCCATGGGCAAGGGGCGCCGGACGTGGGCGGTGCTCGGTCCGATGGCCGAGCTCGGCGACGAGTCGCTCACCGAGCACGACGCGGTCGGACGGCTCGCCGTCCGGCTCAACGTCAGCAAGCTCGTGGCAGTCGGGGGCCGGGAGGCGTCCTGGCTGCAACTGGGCGCATATAACGAGGGTTCGTGGGGTGAGGAGTCGGTGCACGTGTCCGACGCACAGGCGGCCGTCGACCTGCTGCGCAGTGAACTGCGCCCGGGTGACGTCGTGCTGGTGAAGGCATCCAGGTCGATCGGTCTGGAGCGGGTGGCGTTCGCGCTGCTCGATGGCGCCGCCGAGGGTGAGGTCGCCGCCCGATGA
- the mraY gene encoding phospho-N-acetylmuramoyl-pentapeptide-transferase codes for MRQILFAGAIGLFLTLVGTPLLIKLLARKGYGQFIRDDGPRGHAGKKGTPTMGGIAFILATLIAYALTKVITSEDPTFSGLLVLFLTAGMGLVGFLDDYIKIVKQRSLGLRAKAKMAGQLIVGIAFAVLALQFADARGNTPASTKLSFINDFGWSVGPVIFVVWALFMILAMSNGVNLTDGLDGLATGASVMVFGAYTFIGLWQFQESCANAQTLTNPNACFEVRDPLDLAVVASALMGSCFGFLWWNTSPAKIFMGDTGSLALGGALAGLAICSRTEFLIALLGGLFVLITMSVVIQVGSFKMTGKRVFRMAPLQHHFELKGWSEVLVVVRFWIIQGMCVIVGLGLFYAGWAADK; via the coding sequence ATGAGGCAGATCCTCTTCGCGGGAGCCATCGGTCTGTTCCTGACCCTGGTCGGTACCCCGCTGCTCATCAAGCTCCTCGCCCGCAAGGGCTACGGCCAGTTCATCCGGGACGACGGTCCGCGCGGCCACGCCGGGAAGAAGGGCACACCCACCATGGGTGGCATCGCCTTCATCCTGGCCACGCTGATCGCGTACGCCCTGACCAAGGTGATCACCAGTGAGGACCCGACCTTCTCGGGTCTGCTGGTGCTGTTCCTCACCGCGGGCATGGGTCTGGTCGGCTTCCTCGACGACTACATCAAGATCGTCAAGCAGCGTTCGCTGGGCCTGCGGGCCAAGGCGAAGATGGCCGGACAGCTGATCGTGGGCATCGCCTTCGCGGTGCTCGCCCTCCAGTTCGCGGACGCCCGGGGCAACACGCCCGCCTCCACCAAGCTGTCGTTCATCAACGACTTCGGCTGGTCGGTCGGGCCGGTCATCTTCGTGGTGTGGGCGCTGTTCATGATCCTCGCCATGTCGAACGGCGTGAACCTGACGGACGGTCTGGACGGCCTGGCCACCGGCGCCTCCGTGATGGTCTTCGGCGCGTACACCTTCATCGGCCTGTGGCAGTTCCAGGAGTCCTGCGCCAACGCGCAGACCCTGACCAACCCCAACGCCTGTTTCGAGGTGCGCGATCCGCTCGACCTCGCGGTCGTCGCCTCGGCCCTGATGGGCTCCTGCTTCGGCTTCCTGTGGTGGAACACCTCGCCCGCCAAGATCTTCATGGGCGACACCGGCTCGCTCGCCCTCGGCGGCGCGCTCGCCGGTCTGGCGATCTGCTCCCGCACGGAGTTCCTGATCGCGCTGCTCGGCGGCCTGTTCGTGCTGATCACGATGTCGGTGGTCATCCAGGTCGGCTCGTTCAAGATGACCGGCAAGCGGGTCTTCAGGATGGCGCCGCTCCAGCACCACTTCGAACTCAAGGGGTGGTCCGAAGTCCTCGTCGTGGTCCGGTTCTGGATCATCCAGGGCATGTGCGTGATCGTGGGACTCGGACTCTTCTACGCGGGATGGGCAGCCGACAAGTGA
- the murD gene encoding UDP-N-acetylmuramoyl-L-alanine--D-glutamate ligase, with protein sequence MGSRQVSTTWQGKRVTVAGLGVSGMPVAKVLAGLGAVVTAVNEGADERSRAQAAELEAQGVTVRLGDGATLPESTELIVTTPGWRPDKPLFAAAAKAGVPVWGDVELAWRLRDLDGRTPAPWLAVTGTNGKTTTTRMLASILEAAGLRTAAVGNIGVSLLDVVLGETQYDVLAVELSSYQLHWAPSLRAHSAAVLNLAPDHLDWHGSMEAYAADKGRIYEGNTVACVYNAEDKATEHLVREADVEEGCRAIGFTLATPGPSQLGVVDGILVDRAFVQNRQKNAQELAEVADVNPPAPHNIANALAAAALARAFGVEPKAVRDGLRAFRPDAHRIEHVADVAEVAYVDDSKATNTHAAEASLAAYDPIVWIAGGLAKGASFDELVQRSAKRLRGVVLIGAERHLIAEALARHAPEVPVVDLDRTDTGAMSAAVREAAGLARPGDTVLLAPACASMDMYANYNKRGEAFAEAVRGLTAGRA encoded by the coding sequence ATGGGCAGCCGACAAGTGAGCACCACCTGGCAGGGCAAGCGCGTGACGGTGGCCGGGCTCGGCGTCTCCGGAATGCCGGTGGCCAAGGTCCTGGCCGGGCTCGGCGCCGTCGTCACCGCCGTCAACGAGGGCGCCGACGAGCGCTCCCGCGCGCAGGCCGCGGAGCTCGAGGCGCAGGGCGTCACCGTGCGCCTCGGCGACGGGGCCACCCTGCCCGAGTCCACCGAGCTCATCGTCACCACGCCCGGCTGGCGCCCCGACAAGCCGCTGTTCGCGGCGGCGGCGAAGGCGGGCGTGCCCGTCTGGGGAGACGTCGAGCTGGCCTGGCGCCTGCGCGACCTGGACGGCCGCACCCCGGCCCCCTGGCTCGCGGTCACCGGCACCAACGGCAAGACCACCACCACCCGCATGCTCGCCTCCATCCTGGAGGCGGCGGGTCTGCGCACCGCGGCCGTCGGCAACATCGGCGTCTCGCTGCTCGACGTGGTCCTCGGCGAGACGCAGTACGACGTCCTCGCCGTCGAGCTCTCCAGCTACCAGCTGCACTGGGCGCCCTCGCTGCGCGCCCACTCGGCCGCCGTGCTCAACCTGGCGCCCGACCACCTCGACTGGCACGGCTCCATGGAGGCGTACGCCGCCGACAAGGGCCGGATCTACGAGGGCAACACCGTCGCCTGCGTCTACAACGCCGAGGACAAGGCGACCGAACACCTGGTGCGTGAGGCCGATGTGGAGGAGGGCTGCCGGGCGATCGGCTTCACCCTCGCCACCCCCGGCCCCTCCCAGCTCGGCGTGGTCGACGGCATCCTCGTCGACCGGGCCTTCGTGCAGAACCGGCAGAAGAACGCCCAGGAGCTCGCCGAGGTCGCGGACGTCAACCCGCCCGCCCCGCACAACATCGCCAACGCCCTCGCGGCCGCCGCGCTCGCGCGCGCCTTCGGCGTCGAGCCCAAGGCCGTACGCGACGGACTGCGCGCCTTCCGCCCCGACGCGCACCGCATCGAGCACGTCGCGGACGTCGCCGAGGTCGCCTACGTCGACGACTCCAAGGCCACCAACACCCATGCCGCCGAGGCCTCCTTGGCGGCGTACGACCCGATCGTCTGGATCGCCGGGGGACTTGCCAAGGGCGCCTCCTTCGACGAGCTCGTCCAGCGCTCCGCGAAGCGGCTGCGGGGCGTGGTCCTGATCGGCGCCGAGCGCCACCTCATCGCCGAAGCCCTGGCGCGACACGCCCCCGAGGTCCCGGTGGTCGACCTCGACCGGACCGACACTGGGGCGATGTCGGCGGCGGTCCGCGAGGCGGCGGGGCTCGCCCGGCCGGGGGACACCGTCCTGTTGGCCCCGGCCTGCGCCTCGATGGACATGTACGCGAACTACAACAAGCGCGGCGAGGCCTTCGCGGAAGCGGTCCGCGGACTCACCGCAGGGCGCGCCTAG
- the ftsW gene encoding putative lipid II flippase FtsW, with amino-acid sequence MAADVLGGSGDGARGVPALAGLLLRSRTAGPVRGPAVRGRSTGVPRSSGPRGPRRLVEQARRAWDRPLTAYYLILGSALLITVLGLVMVYSASVIKALELSLPGSYFFRKQFLAALIGGALMIVAARMPAKLHRALAYPILAGTVFLLILVQVPGIGKSVNGNQNWIYLGGPFQLQPSEFAKLALLLWGADLLARKQDRRLLTEWKHMLVPLVPMAFVLLGLIMLGGDMGTTIILTAILFGLLWLAGAPTRLFAGVLAIAGTLAALFIKISPHRMGRLNCIGATDPGPQDQCWQAVHGIYALASGGWFGSGLGASVEKWGQLPEPHTDFIFAVTGEELGLAGTLSVVALFAALGYAGIRVAGRTEDPFVRYAAGGVTTWIVAQAVINIGAVLGLLPIAGVPLPLFSYGGSALLPTMFAVGLLIAFARDDPAARAALAMRQPRVSWKSMRRRVKKRPSGER; translated from the coding sequence ATGGCGGCCGATGTTCTTGGCGGCTCCGGGGACGGCGCGCGCGGGGTGCCCGCACTCGCCGGTCTCCTGCTGCGCAGCCGCACCGCGGGACCCGTGCGCGGCCCGGCCGTCCGCGGCCGCTCCACCGGCGTTCCCCGCAGCTCCGGCCCACGGGGCCCCAGGCGTCTGGTGGAGCAGGCCAGGAGGGCCTGGGACCGGCCGCTGACGGCGTACTACCTGATCCTCGGCAGCGCCCTGCTCATCACCGTGCTCGGCCTCGTGATGGTCTACTCCGCCTCGGTGATCAAGGCGCTCGAACTGTCGCTCCCGGGCTCGTACTTCTTCCGCAAGCAGTTCCTCGCGGCGCTGATCGGCGGAGCCCTGATGATCGTCGCGGCCCGGATGCCCGCCAAGCTCCACCGGGCGCTCGCCTACCCGATACTGGCCGGCACGGTCTTCCTGCTGATCCTGGTGCAGGTCCCCGGGATAGGGAAATCGGTCAACGGCAACCAGAACTGGATCTATCTGGGCGGCCCCTTCCAGCTCCAGCCCAGCGAATTCGCCAAGCTGGCGCTGCTGTTGTGGGGCGCGGACCTGCTCGCCCGCAAGCAGGACAGGCGGCTGCTCACCGAGTGGAAGCACATGCTGGTGCCGCTCGTGCCGATGGCGTTCGTGCTGCTCGGGCTGATCATGCTCGGCGGTGACATGGGCACCACGATCATCCTGACCGCCATCCTGTTCGGCCTGCTCTGGCTGGCCGGGGCCCCCACCCGGCTCTTCGCGGGGGTGCTCGCGATCGCGGGCACGCTCGCCGCCCTCTTCATCAAGATCAGCCCGCACCGGATGGGCCGGCTCAACTGCATCGGCGCCACCGACCCGGGCCCGCAGGACCAGTGCTGGCAGGCCGTGCACGGAATCTACGCGCTCGCCTCGGGCGGCTGGTTCGGATCCGGCCTGGGTGCGAGTGTGGAGAAATGGGGTCAACTCCCCGAGCCCCACACCGACTTCATCTTCGCCGTCACCGGCGAGGAACTGGGGTTGGCGGGGACGCTGTCGGTCGTCGCCCTCTTCGCGGCTCTAGGCTATGCGGGTATCCGCGTGGCCGGACGCACGGAGGACCCCTTCGTGAGGTACGCCGCGGGAGGTGTGACCACCTGGATCGTGGCCCAGGCCGTGATCAACATCGGTGCGGTGCTCGGCCTGTTGCCGATCGCCGGTGTCCCTCTCCCGCTGTTCTCCTACGGAGGGTCCGCGCTGCTGCCGACCATGTTCGCGGTGGGGTTGTTGATCGCGTTCGCGCGCGACGACCCCGCGGCGCGGGCGGCGCTGGCCATGCGGCAGCCTCGGGTGAGTTGGAAGTCGATGAGACGGCGCGTCAAGAAGCGTCCGTCCGGAGAGCGGTGA